A genomic region of Mus musculus strain C57BL/6J chromosome 7, GRCm38.p6 C57BL/6J contains the following coding sequences:
- the Fadd gene encoding FAS-associated death domain protein: MDPFLVLLHSLSGSLSGNDLMELKFLCRERVSKRKLERVQSGLDLFTVLLEQNDLERGHTGLLRELLASLRRHDLLQRLDDFEAGTATAAPPGEADLQVAFDIVCDNVGRDWKRLARELKVSEAKMDGIEEKYPRSLSERVRESLKVWKNAEKKNASVAGLVKALRTCRLNLVADLVEEAQESVSKSENMSPVLRDSTVSSSETP, translated from the exons ATGGACCCATTCCTGGTGCTGCTGCACTCGCTGTCCGGCAGCCTGTCGGGCAACGATCTGATGGAGCTCAAGTTCTTGTGCCGCGAGCGCGTGAGCAAACGAAAGCTGGAGCGCGTGCAGAGTGGCCTGGACCTGTTCACGGTGCTGCTGGAGCAGAACGACCTGGAGCGCGGGCACACCGGGCTGCTGCGCGAGTTGCTGGCCTCGCTGCGCCGACACGATCTACTGCAGCGCCTGGACGACTTCGAGGCGGGGACGGCGACCGCTGCGCCCCCGGGGGAGGCAG ATCTGCAGGTGGCATTTGACATTGTGTGTGACAATGTGGGGAGAGACTGGAAAAGACTGGCCCGCGAGCTGAAGGTGTCTGAGGCCAAGATGGATGGGATTGAGGAGAAGTACCCCCGAAGTCTGAGTGAGCGGGTAAGGGAGAGTCTGAAAGTCTGGAAGAATGCTGAGAAGAAGAACGCCTCGGTGGCCGGACTGGTTAAGGCGCTGCGGACCTGCAGGCTGAATCTGGTGGCTGACCTGGTGGAAGAAGCCCAGGAATCTGTGAGCAAGAGTGAGAATATGTCCCCAGTACTAAGGGATTCAACTGTGTCTTCCTCAGAAACACCCTGA